A DNA window from Boseongicola sp. contains the following coding sequences:
- a CDS encoding tagatose-bisphosphate aldolase (with KbaY catalyzes the formation of dihydroxyacetone phosphate and D-glyceraldehyde-3-phosphate from tagatose-1,6-bisphosphate; subunit Z may act as a chaperone for the Y subunit) yields MNVHGLIERNKNGESIGLPSFCTANQHVLEATLGFVAENDLPVLIEATCNQVNHKGGYTGMKPADFASWIARLASHAGVETDQLLLGGDHLGPNPWRDEPVAAAMRKAETLVRSYVEAGFQKIHLDASMACGGEPRPSFSDIAERAARLCRIAEDYAPDPSKLIYVIGSEVPVPGGETDDMQDLQITTPERLDETIQTHESAFRKEGLEGAWERVVSVVTQPGVDFSHSSVRQFDPAAAVDLVAAINRHPRLTFEGHSTDYQPTSSLAQLVERHVFFLKVGPELTFRFREAVFALAAIEDRVCPKTVSGIIGVLDEAMDNAPAHWDGYYAGTPTDIALQRHFSFSDRIRYFWQEAPVRDAVDLLLNNLVAADVPNGLVTQAFGGLEFDETSGDIRTLLDTHVCKAVSRYYAACGFGCPPSSDRKPTR; encoded by the coding sequence ATGAATGTCCACGGGCTTATTGAACGCAATAAGAACGGAGAGAGTATCGGCTTGCCGAGTTTCTGCACCGCAAATCAGCACGTCTTGGAGGCGACGCTCGGTTTCGTGGCCGAAAATGACCTGCCCGTTCTGATTGAGGCCACCTGTAATCAAGTCAATCATAAAGGTGGATATACCGGCATGAAACCCGCCGACTTTGCGTCTTGGATCGCGCGGTTGGCAAGCCATGCTGGGGTCGAGACGGATCAATTGCTTTTGGGTGGCGATCACCTTGGCCCGAACCCCTGGCGTGATGAACCGGTCGCCGCTGCGATGCGCAAAGCCGAGACGTTGGTGCGCAGCTATGTCGAAGCGGGTTTTCAGAAGATACATCTAGACGCAAGTATGGCCTGCGGCGGCGAACCGCGCCCGAGCTTTTCGGACATCGCGGAAAGAGCTGCACGCCTGTGCAGAATTGCGGAAGACTATGCGCCAGATCCGTCAAAATTGATCTACGTTATCGGATCCGAAGTTCCCGTACCTGGGGGCGAGACCGACGATATGCAGGATCTCCAAATCACGACACCAGAACGGTTGGATGAAACCATCCAAACGCATGAATCCGCCTTCCGCAAAGAAGGCTTAGAAGGTGCGTGGGAGCGCGTCGTCTCAGTTGTGACGCAGCCCGGGGTAGATTTCAGCCACAGCTCTGTTCGTCAGTTCGATCCTGCCGCGGCAGTTGATCTTGTCGCAGCGATTAACCGGCACCCGCGTTTGACCTTCGAAGGTCATTCAACTGATTATCAGCCTACATCCAGCCTCGCCCAACTTGTCGAGCGTCACGTCTTCTTCCTCAAGGTCGGACCGGAACTGACTTTCCGGTTTCGCGAGGCGGTTTTTGCATTGGCTGCAATCGAAGATAGGGTTTGTCCAAAGACGGTATCTGGGATCATCGGCGTGCTCGACGAAGCAATGGACAATGCGCCCGCGCACTGGGACGGCTACTATGCTGGAACACCAACGGACATCGCGTTGCAACGCCATTTCAGCTTTAGTGATCGGATTCGTTATTTTTGGCAAGAAGCGCCCGTGCGCGACGCCGTTGACCTGCTTCTCAACAATCTCGTCGCAGCAGACGTCCCCAATGGGCTTGTAACGCAGGCCTTCGGCGGACTTGAATTTGACGAAACCTCCGGCGACATCCGCACGCTTCTGGACACTCATGTGTGCAAAGCGGTTTCAAGATACTACGCGGCATGTGGCTTTGGCTGCCCGCCATCGTCAGACCGAAAACCCACGCGATGA
- a CDS encoding glucose 1-dehydrogenase — protein MPKNENLLNRFKLDGKVALITGGTRGIGLATARALGDAGARLFICSRNDGEEVERTLSALGYDATFIAADLTDPRAPGAIIADVLEKSGRLDILINNAGVAIHGDSAEFSDEDWQRVMSLNVDAVFRCCRAAIPAMRAQGGGAIVNVGSMSGIASNIPQNQVAYNSSKAAVHMMTKSLASELALDNIRVNALAPGYIQTDMSQGGIDNPEWFPIWRDMTPMQRVGQPEEVAMAALFLASSASSYITGDILVIDGGYTTR, from the coding sequence ATGCCGAAAAACGAGAATTTACTGAACCGCTTCAAGCTTGATGGCAAAGTTGCTCTTATCACGGGTGGTACCCGCGGTATCGGCCTGGCCACTGCCAGAGCACTCGGAGACGCCGGGGCACGGCTTTTTATCTGCTCGCGCAACGACGGCGAAGAGGTAGAAAGGACGCTTAGCGCATTGGGATACGACGCCACATTTATTGCCGCTGACCTAACCGACCCTAGAGCACCGGGGGCAATCATTGCCGATGTCCTTGAAAAGTCGGGACGGCTAGACATTCTCATCAATAATGCCGGCGTCGCTATCCACGGTGATTCAGCAGAATTCTCGGACGAGGATTGGCAGCGTGTGATGTCGCTTAATGTTGATGCGGTCTTTCGTTGCTGTCGCGCAGCTATTCCAGCTATGCGGGCGCAGGGCGGCGGGGCAATTGTCAATGTCGGGTCCATGTCCGGCATCGCCTCGAACATCCCGCAAAACCAGGTCGCCTACAACAGCTCGAAGGCTGCTGTTCACATGATGACCAAGAGTCTCGCCAGCGAACTTGCCTTGGACAATATTCGCGTCAATGCCCTCGCACCCGGTTACATTCAGACTGACATGTCCCAAGGCGGCATCGACAACCCCGAGTGGTTCCCTATCTGGAGAGATATGACACCGATGCAGCGTGTCGGCCAACCAGAAGAGGTGGCGATGGCCGCGCTTTTCCTCGCCTCTTCTGCGTCAAGCTACATAACCGGCGACATTCTGGTGATCGACGGCGGATACACCACGCGATAA
- a CDS encoding sugar ABC transporter permease, which translates to MTDGNNSQQLDRADTRVRHDEGISGAIREFIDRTRSGDLGMLPVLAGLVLISVVFTSLNPVFLAPNNLANLLFDASAVGFIALGIIFVLLLGEIDLSVGSMSGLASAMIGVLWVKTGLPLPLAILGAMAAGAFVGLLFGLLRNRFEMPSFVATLAGLLTLLGLQLYILGPTGSINLPFTSPLVRFGQLMILPAWLSYTLAILPGLLLIYGGIVAAKRRNEANLSSANLSVTVFKALIITAVLVFAVYYLEKGRGVPWMFAIFTLVVVCAEYALTRTKWGRSMFAIGGNAEAARRSGINVDSIRMSAFVLCSTFAALGGVFSSARLASASIQAGTGDVNLNAIAAAVIGGTSLFGGRGSAWSALLGVLVIMAISNGLTLLNLSSSLRFMITGGVLAFAVIVDSIARRSRASHGRA; encoded by the coding sequence ATGACCGACGGCAACAATAGCCAACAACTTGATCGCGCAGATACGCGTGTACGTCACGACGAGGGAATTTCCGGCGCAATCCGAGAGTTTATAGACCGGACAAGGTCTGGGGATTTAGGGATGCTTCCAGTTCTTGCTGGCCTCGTTCTTATCTCGGTCGTTTTTACTTCGCTTAACCCGGTCTTTCTCGCGCCGAACAACCTCGCCAATCTTCTTTTCGATGCGTCCGCTGTCGGGTTCATCGCGCTTGGCATCATATTTGTGTTGCTGCTCGGAGAAATCGATCTCTCAGTTGGATCAATGAGTGGACTCGCTTCCGCGATGATCGGCGTACTTTGGGTGAAAACAGGTCTACCGCTTCCCCTGGCGATACTGGGGGCAATGGCCGCTGGCGCGTTCGTAGGCCTACTTTTCGGCCTTCTGCGCAATCGTTTTGAAATGCCAAGCTTCGTGGCAACCCTAGCCGGGCTCCTCACTCTATTGGGCTTGCAACTCTACATCCTCGGACCAACGGGTTCAATTAACCTGCCGTTCACATCTCCGCTCGTGCGGTTTGGTCAGCTTATGATCTTGCCTGCATGGCTGTCTTATACTCTGGCAATCCTGCCGGGACTCCTGCTCATCTATGGCGGAATTGTTGCTGCGAAACGCCGCAATGAAGCGAACCTTTCCTCCGCTAATCTAAGCGTCACTGTTTTTAAGGCTTTGATCATCACTGCCGTTTTGGTCTTTGCCGTTTACTACCTCGAAAAGGGCCGAGGCGTGCCGTGGATGTTTGCCATATTCACGCTCGTTGTTGTGTGTGCTGAGTACGCGCTGACACGCACAAAGTGGGGCCGCTCAATGTTCGCTATCGGTGGTAACGCTGAAGCGGCCAGACGATCCGGGATTAATGTGGATTCGATCCGAATGTCGGCCTTTGTGCTGTGTTCAACCTTTGCAGCGCTTGGTGGTGTTTTCTCGTCGGCGAGACTGGCCTCAGCAAGCATTCAGGCGGGGACCGGCGACGTCAATCTTAATGCAATCGCGGCAGCGGTCATTGGCGGCACCTCTCTCTTTGGAGGTCGTGGTTCAGCATGGTCGGCGCTTCTCGGTGTTCTGGTCATCATGGCCATCTCGAACGGTTTGACGCTTCTCAACCTGAGTTCCTCGCTTCGCTTCATGATTACCGGCGGTGTTCTTGCCTTTGCGGTCATTGTGGACTCAATCGCCCGACGCTCACGTGCCAGCCATGGCCGCGCGTAA
- a CDS encoding ATP-binding cassette domain-containing protein has product MTQTQTTRKHGDLLLKMSGVSKQFGAVTALGDIELEVHAGEVVALVGDNGAGKTTLVKVLAGVHQPTSGMIEYLGEEVTIDNPRKALEMGIATVFQDLALCENLDVVANLFLGQEISPWRLNEVEMEVRAWKLLQELAARIPSVREPIASLSGGQRQTVAIARSLVMEPEIVMLDEPTAALGVAQTAEVLNLIERVSGRGHGVILISHNMEDVRAVADRIVVLRLGRNNGVFTTENSHEELVAAITGASDNSVSRREARKLETTTD; this is encoded by the coding sequence ATGACACAGACACAAACAACGCGGAAACACGGGGACTTACTCTTGAAAATGAGTGGAGTTTCCAAACAATTCGGCGCTGTCACAGCCTTGGGCGACATTGAGTTGGAAGTCCACGCTGGCGAAGTCGTCGCTCTGGTCGGAGACAATGGCGCGGGCAAGACGACACTAGTTAAAGTGCTTGCCGGGGTGCATCAACCGACGTCCGGCATGATCGAATATCTCGGTGAGGAAGTTACGATCGACAACCCCCGCAAAGCACTTGAAATGGGAATTGCGACTGTTTTTCAAGATCTTGCACTTTGTGAAAATCTGGATGTCGTTGCAAATCTGTTCCTTGGTCAAGAGATTTCACCATGGCGGCTGAACGAAGTAGAAATGGAAGTCCGCGCGTGGAAGTTGCTCCAAGAACTGGCGGCCCGTATCCCGTCGGTCCGCGAGCCCATCGCATCACTTTCCGGCGGGCAGCGTCAAACTGTTGCGATCGCGCGTTCGCTTGTCATGGAACCTGAAATAGTCATGCTCGATGAGCCGACGGCAGCTCTTGGTGTCGCCCAAACCGCGGAGGTTCTGAACCTCATTGAGCGGGTAAGCGGCCGAGGACACGGGGTGATCCTGATTTCCCATAACATGGAAGACGTACGCGCAGTCGCTGACCGAATTGTTGTGCTGCGTCTTGGCCGAAACAATGGCGTGTTTACGACCGAAAATTCGCATGAGGAACTTGTCGCTGCGATCACCGGCGCCTCTGACAACTCTGTTTCCCGGCGCGAGGCACGCAAACTCGAAACGACGACAGATTGA
- a CDS encoding substrate-binding domain-containing protein, whose protein sequence is MKLKLTTVAATLTALFLSSTASYAQTTGTVAFLMPDQGSTRYDEHDWPGFQAELKKICPDCKAIYQNGNNDVALQQQQFNSVIAQGAAVVVLDPVDSGAAAAMVELGQAQGIKIVAYDRPIPDRAPDFYVSFDNEGIGYAIAQSLIEHLRITGVSPEGVGILQVNGSPTDAAAGLIADGSRRAVEESEYEHLAEFDTPGWAPPKAQEWVAGQITRFGNQIVGVVAANDGTGGGSVAALKAAGVDPIPPVTGNDAEIAALQLIIAGDQFNTISKPSEIVGAAAANIAFTFLNGGTPEATTTLYDAPSQLFVPAVVTRGNLKEIVIDTGIVTAEQLCTDDFAAYCAELGIE, encoded by the coding sequence ATGAAACTTAAGTTAACAACAGTTGCCGCGACGCTTACGGCGCTCTTTCTAAGCAGCACCGCAAGCTATGCTCAAACAACAGGAACCGTCGCGTTCTTGATGCCTGATCAAGGCTCAACCCGCTACGACGAGCATGATTGGCCCGGCTTCCAGGCGGAATTGAAAAAGATCTGCCCGGATTGCAAAGCCATTTATCAAAATGGCAATAACGACGTCGCGCTACAACAGCAGCAGTTCAACTCAGTGATTGCGCAAGGTGCAGCCGTTGTCGTGCTTGATCCTGTGGATTCGGGCGCAGCAGCTGCCATGGTCGAGTTGGGACAAGCACAAGGTATCAAAATTGTGGCCTATGACCGGCCAATCCCCGATCGCGCTCCAGACTTCTATGTCTCTTTTGACAATGAAGGGATTGGTTATGCCATCGCGCAAAGCCTCATTGAGCATCTGCGTATTACGGGTGTCTCACCCGAAGGTGTCGGCATTCTTCAAGTTAATGGATCTCCAACCGATGCAGCCGCTGGCTTGATCGCTGATGGCTCGCGCAGAGCGGTTGAAGAGTCTGAATATGAGCATCTTGCTGAGTTTGACACGCCGGGCTGGGCGCCGCCAAAAGCACAAGAATGGGTTGCGGGCCAGATTACGCGATTTGGAAACCAAATCGTTGGTGTGGTTGCGGCAAACGATGGCACCGGTGGCGGTTCAGTTGCGGCTTTGAAAGCGGCTGGCGTTGATCCAATCCCACCAGTCACTGGCAACGACGCCGAGATAGCTGCACTTCAGCTTATTATCGCCGGCGATCAATTCAATACGATCTCCAAACCTAGCGAAATTGTGGGCGCGGCTGCGGCCAATATCGCATTCACATTCTTGAACGGTGGCACTCCTGAAGCCACAACAACGCTTTACGATGCACCGTCGCAACTCTTCGTGCCGGCCGTCGTGACACGTGGCAACCTCAAGGAAATCGTGATCGACACAGGCATCGTGACTGCCGAGCAACTTTGTACCGATGATTTTGCAGCATATTGTGCTGAACTCGGCATCGAGTGA
- a CDS encoding sugar kinase, with amino-acid sequence MKKVVVIGEVLVEIMADSIGDGFLEAIGLTGPFPSGAPAIFIDQVARLGQPCAIVSAVGDDDFGIINLNRLSMDGVDISGVLIDPDRPTGSAFVRYHADGSRDFVYNIKHSACGTIPRTPEVAQVLDAADHLHVMGSSLSSPEFVALNLEAARRVKTSGGTISFDPNLRKEILSAPGLRDAMADVLSLTDVFLPSGEELTLLTDATDPAIAAKELLALGIEYVVHKMGSGGVRIYDASGDRFVPAYSVTEIDPTGAGDCFGGAFIALWLQGLDIDKAVSLASAAGACAVQHRGPMEGASSLETLVRFVKEHEDQRNIAGG; translated from the coding sequence ATGAAGAAAGTCGTGGTTATTGGCGAAGTTCTGGTTGAAATCATGGCCGACAGCATCGGTGATGGTTTTCTTGAAGCAATTGGGCTTACCGGCCCTTTCCCGTCCGGTGCACCCGCAATTTTCATCGATCAAGTCGCACGGCTCGGTCAGCCTTGCGCCATTGTCTCGGCAGTTGGAGATGATGACTTTGGAATAATCAATCTCAACCGGCTTTCTATGGATGGCGTGGACATATCGGGGGTCTTAATTGACCCGGATCGCCCCACAGGCAGCGCCTTTGTGCGGTATCATGCGGATGGGTCCCGCGATTTTGTTTACAACATAAAACACAGTGCTTGCGGGACGATCCCAAGAACGCCCGAAGTGGCACAAGTTCTCGATGCCGCAGATCACCTCCACGTCATGGGGTCTTCGCTATCCAGCCCCGAATTTGTGGCGCTGAACCTTGAGGCCGCCCGCAGAGTCAAAACCAGTGGCGGGACAATTTCCTTCGATCCAAACTTGAGAAAGGAAATTTTGAGCGCGCCCGGACTACGGGACGCCATGGCCGATGTCCTGTCCCTAACGGATGTGTTCCTTCCAAGCGGAGAAGAACTAACGCTCCTCACCGACGCGACCGATCCAGCGATTGCCGCGAAAGAGCTTCTGGCGCTTGGGATTGAATATGTTGTTCACAAAATGGGGTCGGGCGGCGTCCGCATTTACGACGCGAGCGGCGACCGTTTCGTCCCCGCTTACTCGGTGACTGAAATCGACCCAACCGGCGCAGGTGATTGTTTTGGCGGCGCGTTCATTGCGCTTTGGCTTCAAGGGTTGGACATCGACAAAGCCGTTTCCCTTGCCTCAGCCGCCGGTGCTTGTGCCGTTCAACATCGTGGTCCTATGGAAGGCGCGTCGAGCCTTGAGACGCTTGTTCGTTTCGTCAAAGAACACGAAGACCAACGAAACATCGCCGGGGGTTGA
- a CDS encoding SDR family NAD(P)-dependent oxidoreductase translates to MTQQLSGKTAVITGAASGIGLECARTMIAAGADVVLIDRSEEGLARVCADLGDKAHPLVVDLLDGPVVTAMLPKILDLVGGVDIFHANAGAYIGGAVADGDPDDWDKVLNLNTNAVFRSVHAVLPYMIAQKRGDIIFTSSVAAVTPVVWEPIYTASKYAVQAFLHATRRQLIKHNIRMGAVLPGPVISPLLDDWPKAKMDEALAAKALMGPKEVADAVMFMVTRPPGVVVRDLTILPHGCDI, encoded by the coding sequence ATGACCCAACAGCTTTCTGGAAAAACTGCCGTGATTACAGGTGCCGCCTCTGGGATCGGATTGGAGTGCGCACGCACAATGATCGCGGCAGGTGCTGACGTGGTGCTGATCGACCGATCAGAAGAGGGGCTGGCACGTGTCTGTGCAGACCTAGGCGACAAAGCGCATCCTCTGGTTGTCGATCTTCTTGACGGCCCCGTGGTCACGGCAATGCTGCCCAAAATTCTTGACCTTGTCGGGGGGGTGGACATTTTTCATGCCAATGCAGGTGCGTACATCGGGGGTGCCGTTGCCGACGGAGATCCCGACGACTGGGACAAGGTGCTTAATCTAAACACCAATGCTGTGTTCCGATCTGTTCACGCGGTGTTGCCTTATATGATTGCCCAGAAACGCGGCGATATTATATTCACAAGCTCAGTTGCAGCCGTGACACCAGTTGTGTGGGAGCCAATCTACACTGCCTCGAAATATGCAGTGCAAGCGTTCTTGCACGCGACCAGACGCCAGTTGATCAAACACAATATTCGCATGGGGGCGGTCTTGCCCGGCCCGGTGATATCGCCGCTGCTTGATGACTGGCCGAAAGCGAAAATGGATGAAGCGCTGGCCGCAAAGGCGCTGATGGGGCCCAAAGAGGTCGCCGATGCAGTGATGTTTATGGTGACCCGCCCGCCAGGGGTTGTGGTGCGCGACCTGACGATCTTGCCGCATGGATGCGACATCTGA
- a CDS encoding L-iditol 2-dehydrogenase, with the protein MTNTQRLEGKTALIAGSARGIGRGFAERFVREGARVAITDIDLDAAQKTASKIGDAAIALHIDVTDQSSIDTCVAGAVGAFGGIDILINNAALFDAAPIADITRVSFDRLYAVNVAGTMFTMQAVARHMIARGKGGKIINMASQAGRRGESLVAVYCSTKAAVISLTQSAGLNLIGHGINVNAIAPGVVDGEHWTHVDAMFAKLENKKPGQKKAEVAASVPYGRFATPDDLTGMAVFLASDDANYIVSQCYNVDGGQWMS; encoded by the coding sequence ATGACCAACACACAACGACTTGAGGGAAAGACCGCACTCATTGCCGGCTCGGCGCGCGGCATTGGCCGTGGCTTCGCTGAGCGCTTTGTTCGGGAGGGCGCCCGCGTCGCCATAACCGATATTGATCTTGATGCTGCACAGAAAACAGCGTCTAAAATCGGTGACGCAGCAATCGCGCTGCACATTGATGTGACCGATCAGAGTAGCATCGACACTTGCGTAGCCGGTGCTGTGGGCGCCTTTGGCGGTATCGACATTCTCATCAACAATGCAGCGCTTTTCGATGCGGCGCCAATCGCTGACATCACGCGCGTCAGTTTTGACCGGCTCTACGCTGTGAATGTTGCGGGTACGATGTTTACGATGCAGGCGGTCGCCCGCCACATGATTGCGCGCGGTAAAGGTGGGAAAATTATCAATATGGCTTCACAGGCCGGTCGGCGCGGCGAGTCACTTGTGGCGGTTTACTGCTCGACCAAAGCTGCCGTGATTTCACTGACCCAATCCGCAGGTCTGAACCTCATCGGGCATGGTATCAATGTGAACGCAATTGCCCCCGGCGTCGTTGACGGCGAACACTGGACGCATGTTGATGCAATGTTCGCCAAGTTGGAGAATAAGAAGCCTGGACAGAAGAAAGCTGAGGTCGCAGCAAGCGTGCCTTATGGCCGTTTCGCGACACCAGATGACCTGACCGGGATGGCCGTGTTCCTCGCTTCAGATGATGCCAATTACATCGTCTCGCAGTGCTACAACGTAGACGGTGGCCAATGGATGAGCTGA
- a CDS encoding helix-turn-helix domain-containing protein, whose product MQPDLEVVQIGRGETFRAYEHGYPFSTVRWHFHPEYELHHVVATTGRYFVGDFIGTFEPGNLVLTGPNLPHNWVSDVEADEIVPLRNRGIQFTDEAIRGAMGILPELQCLSEMLDKSRSGLLFSNATSEVVAPNLAELMHARGIRRIELFIGIVGALSQDSQTHQLTGAEYLPDPSGYMSTGLNRALAFIDANLTEPFNEGDLAEIAGISRSTFSRSFRKHTGMSLVRYVNRLRIGLACQMLVSDHGEKITNICFGCGFNNLSNFNRQFAAQKGMSPSRFRSRMLDHATTNFDPDRGIQAA is encoded by the coding sequence ATGCAACCGGATCTAGAAGTTGTCCAAATAGGGCGCGGTGAGACATTTAGAGCTTATGAACACGGCTATCCGTTTTCAACGGTGCGCTGGCATTTTCACCCTGAATATGAGTTGCATCACGTCGTTGCGACGACGGGGCGTTACTTCGTTGGCGACTTTATCGGCACGTTTGAACCTGGAAATCTTGTGCTGACCGGCCCGAATTTGCCGCACAATTGGGTAAGTGATGTTGAGGCCGACGAAATAGTTCCGTTGCGCAATCGGGGAATACAATTCACGGATGAGGCCATCCGTGGCGCGATGGGCATCCTTCCCGAGCTTCAATGCCTTTCAGAAATGCTGGACAAAAGCCGCAGTGGCCTGTTGTTTTCGAATGCCACATCTGAAGTCGTAGCGCCCAATTTGGCCGAACTGATGCATGCGCGTGGTATCCGCCGGATCGAACTTTTCATTGGGATAGTTGGTGCCCTTAGTCAGGACAGCCAAACGCATCAACTGACCGGTGCCGAGTACCTGCCTGACCCTTCGGGCTACATGTCCACTGGGCTGAACAGGGCCCTAGCTTTCATTGACGCTAACCTGACTGAACCATTTAACGAAGGTGATCTGGCCGAGATCGCTGGCATAAGTCGATCAACTTTTTCACGCAGCTTCCGGAAGCACACAGGCATGTCCCTTGTGCGCTATGTAAATCGACTGCGCATCGGTCTGGCCTGTCAAATGCTCGTCTCTGATCATGGCGAGAAGATCACCAACATCTGCTTTGGATGTGGGTTTAACAACCTGTCGAACTTCAATCGTCAATTTGCAGCACAAAAAGGGATGTCACCTTCGCGATTCCGATCCCGAATGCTTGACCATGCGACCACGAACTTCGACCCAGATCGAGGTATCCAAGCGGCGTAA